DNA from Vanessa tameamea isolate UH-Manoa-2023 chromosome 19, ilVanTame1 primary haplotype, whole genome shotgun sequence:
TTTGATCCCAATATcctttaaatcttataattgttatattcaatTTCACGTCTCATCTGAGACATTAACTCtacgataatttaaaatgagttCCCGCCACAGACGTCCCAACTCCACTGTCAGATCCCCGGAGACCTGTCGCTTTGTTGGTTTAAGGGACGTCCTCGCATGTatgtttttctttcattttgttaattttaacggCATATTTAATTTGCAGACGTATTCTAGTCTTAAAATGAACGAATGTTAGGAAATATATACAGAGATCGATGTGTGAAACGACCTTAGCTGTGCGGTAATAAGAATCTAGTGCGTGGTGTCTCAGTACGCAAAttgatataaatgatattaaaaatatatatattgtgttgtATTTGTATACTATAGTGTGCGTAGAGTGACTTTGATCTCACAATAAACTTCACATACATCGAAACGCACGTCGGCTTGTGATTTATTcatgtaatttatgtttataagtaaacttttaatttatatatttttctttactgcATATAGTTGTACAGCTGTGGCGTTTAAGGTGTATTGATGTATATCAAACTCAAAGTTCCCTAACAATTATACTGCAAGTGGTAGGAATGAGagtgcgtgtgtgcgtgcgtgtgcgtgcgtgtgcgtgcgtgtgcgtgcgtgtgcgtgcgtgcgcgGCGTTACCTTGAAGATGTTGGTGAGCTCGTCGAGCAGCGCCTCGTAGCGGAACGACACGCGGATGTCGGGCACGTTGGTGCGCGTGATGTCGTTGCCGGCCACGCCCTCCTTGGTGTAGTTGGGGCCCAGCCAGTACTGCTTCATCTGGAGCAACCGACCGCGTCAAGCGTCTCTTTTCCCGTTATCGGCCCTCATCACATTGCTCAGTTTCCTGGATATCCCTAGGTGTCCGTCTCGGAAGCTAGTGATTTTAATGTCCCACTTACTTCAACTACCAATTTACACAGGGCCGGTATTACATTACCTCGTGCGGGAAGCCCGACATGAGCACGGAGTTCCGCGCCAGCTCGCACATGTCGCACGAGCTCAGCTTCCACACTTGCGCCGCGATGCTGTACTCCTCCATCAGCGGCTCCTGCGGGCGGACCACGAGATACGTTAACTAGCGCTCGCAATTATGTGTCGATAATAATCAGATCAGGCACATTTTGTTACTTTGTTATAACTAAACTTATGAAAGCAGCGAGCTGAGTGACACCGGGTACCTTGGTGAAGTGGAATTGCAGCGGGTCATCCGTGCTGAGCGTGATGCAGAGTCCGCGCGCGAGGAACTCGGGCAGCGGGTTGCGGTGGTAGTTCAGGAACAGGGAGTTGTTGCTGAGCGGGGACATGGCGATGTAGATCTGCGCCAGGTAGTACAGGTACTGCAGCACGGGCACCTGACCACGTTGTAAGCCCATGATTAGACTCTTGTAACGAAAAGACGAGCTTGAGATGTATATCTGCTCTTCGCTATACCTTCCGCAGCAGCAGTCCGTGCGAGATGTTCTCGGCCAGCATGAACCCGCACACGAGATGCTGAACGGGGCCCGCTTCGCCGCAATGCGGTCGCAACACGAACGTGTTCAACCCTTGCTCCCTGAACATACCGACGTTACAATGTTATATCAATTGCAATCAAAACTCTTAATCAAACATCAAAAGTTATTcatagtgacgaaaaagattTTTCAAAGGCATTCAATTGAATACGTCATTGAAATCGTTTTACTgatcatacaatattttatattttctatggaTAAACCTTCATAAAAATCTTGgcgtaaaatcaaatattaaacaataattgaattaaataaaacgacacGAAActcttcaacgaaattctgccacatgtgtattccaccaacccgcattgcagcgtggtggaatatgctccaaaccttctcctcaaagggagaggaggccttagcccagcagtgggaaatttacaggctgctaatgtaataaaaaagaatctAAGTCAGCGATGTAAAACTTGCATcacaattatttctttttctgGAGTACCTCAGGGATTCCATCTTGATCCACTAATACATATGATGCTATGATCGCTTAGAATGTTGCAATTCGCGAGTTTACTTTGGTagtgcatattaaaataaaatatatatattaataaagtaaaacaaatcaacaagtattctaacattttaaaaatcagCAACATCGGTAGTAAACAATGAACATTGTGAAGCGGAGACTCACTTCCGGAAGTGGTTGAGCACGGTGATGTTGGCGTACATGTAGTAGAGGTAGTAGGAGTAGGGCGGGTTCTCCTCGTCGTCCCAGTGCTGCGGGAAGCGCACGTCGGCGTCCAGCATCGGGTTCTCGGGCTTGGACTCGTCGTCCACGCTGTCGAAGCCCACCACGTGCTGCGGCCACGGCAAGGACACGTTATTACGGCGGGCACACATACGGACCATTCTAGTGAAACGGTTTGGTCGCATCGCACTGTTCAGACAGATTCATTTAAGAGTTCTTCACAGGGTGAGCGTcgatagcgcaatggtttacgggtaTAGCTtaacgatgtaaaaagtcgcaggatcgatcctgactcATGGGTTATTGTCGTCCCcgctcctaacacaagtgataaacttATAAGGATATTTACCccaaataggaatattagtactTCCTTGATTAATTTCGGACATTGCTTCAACTAAAAATGTGGAATTTGAAAAGATTTGCTCTGGGataatatttgtcaaaattgGCTTACAGTAAGGAATTTATGTAACTCGAGGTTGCTGTTCGGATCGTTGGTGACCTCGAAGAGAGGCTGGAAGATGTTGCTGAGGAACTCCTGGAAGTTGTTCATTATCTTGTTCGACTTGAAGATGTCGCTGGAAATTGTTTTAACACAATTAGTCAAACGTTTAATGTAACCAACAATAATGTATgagacattaatttattaacatacgatcaaattaataaaatatatataaagacatcaagtattttttttttaaaataacatggttatttttattacttacagtatttaaaacgggatatttaccaggttttttatttttatttggtggagctcgatatttcgacattatctacgaatgtcttgttcacgagacgaATCTCGTAGATAATggcgaaatatcgagctccaccaaataaaaataaaaaacatggtaaatatcccgttttaaatactgttagtaatcaagtaaattgttaattaaaatctcAACCGAATGTATTTTGTGATAAAGTAGGTCGACACAGAACCCGTCattaaccccccccccccctcaattaaccaatgaaataattaagaaGGAAGAAAACAGAAGATACatgatatatatagatagataagatGTGGGAATGGCATGAATATAGTTCGAAGGGACGGCGAGGACTCACTAGAGGCGCGGTATCTGTATGAGCCAGCGCACGTTGTCGGAGTGCACGTGGTAGGCGATGGCCCACCGGGCCAGCTTGGCCCACTCGCCCGCACTCTTGCCGTAGATGGACAGCCGCAGCTCCGCGTTCTGGTACTTGCTCTCCTCCAGGTCCGACGCCACCTCCTGCGGCCGCTGCGCTTTAGATACTCTCTCCGGGGTGGCCGTATGGCAATGGCGATACAAAACGAGCTACGTTGATCTTGAACTGATATTACAGTTCAACGGGTTGAGTCAAATACTGAGGGGAGTTCATCGAGAATTACAATGTCTCCAAGTGGCGATGGACTGTATTCGTTTTGCTgatacattgaaaaataaaatactaataataatttaattatataaaaggctacattactttattttatctgGATCGTAATTTTCTGAAACGGTACTCGTGAGAGTAAAATTTGACTTCATTGGGCAAAATTAACTATCATAtgataacatacaaaatatacgaaagtagctctgtcggtctgtctgttcACAGAGCTGAACTGAAACTGAATTTCatgaatttggtatgaagcccAAGGAAAGACATGGATTACTTACTTTATTACCAAAACTTACAGCCCTAACACGCGGGCGCGACCGCGGACGaaagctagttttaaataattgaaggtCAGTCGTTCGGTCGTTCATGACAAGCCGACATTGAAATGGAGTCTTCAAGTAAGTCATCGATATTTTTAGTGATTTTGAAGTGGATCTATGTCGTTAACGTCGTGTTACATTGAAAACTAAATCTATAATTTCAGTAATTGAAACCTTAATGATCCTGGCGAAGTACTTCCCGTTCATGTAGTTGTCCGTCTTGAGGAACACTTCCCGCAGGCGACTCTCCCCGATGGGGTTGTACTTGGCGTTGAACTTGTCGAAGCGGTGGAACGTGTTCCGGTCCTGGGTCACAGATCAATTTCTGTTAATATTCAATTGCGTTCCCTCCTCTTTCAGGAGTACTTGTAAATTACTAATAagagctttaaaaaaatgttacgtaaGTTATCAATACATAAATCCAAGGCGCTGGTTATTACCGCCTTTCAGACTCATGATCAGTTTTTTCATATATAGGGACCATATTTGTAATAATCCAAAAATATCTAAACTATAGTAAAAACGTTGCCCAAAATAAACGTACCGATGTTAAATATAAAGGTCACGAGCGAAACTCATTCATAATAATACAATCAATACGGACAACAAAACGATCTATTCTCAACTATGGAGTAGTTTTAGTGAGAAATTATTTACAAGGGTAGAATTCCTCTGTAAACATGTGGCTgtactgtattatttatatttacgtcaattgtttaaatataaatttaaactgcGAAGCGCATATTTACTAAAACCTCCTTTGTTACGCGCTTCAACTCTTGATAtaagtttcatttatatttgtttagtagtTTTTCAATGCTTTGATTTTAAACGTGGTTTAATCATGATCATTAAGATCGTAAATAATCACGagtaatgtatgtttattacAAGTTTCCACAGATAATAAGGTGAGGCTAGTTATCGTCGGTGCTCACCGCATGCACGTCCAGCATGTCCACGGTCAGGTCGTACGTGCTGAGGTTCATGGATTGGAACACCGCTTTCAAGGTCATCGGCGTGCCCTTGTGCAGTGTCACCACCTGAAGGGAATACAGTTACATTCAATCTCTGAAGGTCGGTGTTCACATGAATAATAAAGTTGTTTCCAGTGATTGCTTGAAATTAAACTATCGAAATAGCAGTTTGATTATTACAAACAATGCAAGCAGAGTTCTATCTATACACCCGAGAACCTAATTATATGTGGACTCTAGTGAAGTCATGCTGTTGATTCTATAACATCTATCGATATCGAAGggtttttattataacgatCAACGTTTTATAGTTACGATAGCAAAAGAAAGGAAAAGTCATTTTCATAAATGAGGAAGATAAATTGACCAAGAATAGATCCCTGAAGGATACCTAAGCGTCGTGTTGgaatttaatatactaaattatttatcctACAATTATGTTACGTGCCTGTGGTTGCTATTTGAGCGTATTATATGCTTGTGAAAACTCACCTCGTCTGCGTGGGTCTTGAGAGTCTTCTTTATGAACCGTAGCAGGTGTTTCTGGTTCATACACGACGCGGCGTGTATGTGCGTGTCCACTTTCCTATAAATATGCACTTACTTTAGAATAAACTTTACATAGACAAAATATAAGGTTAAGTTTAATTTGGAGGGTCGGAAGTGTGATCTCAAAAcctctttgtatttttttttgttggttcagtccataaataaaatcagatcagaaaataaatgtacaataaacCAAAGTGATTTAACAGACGCATAGTTTACAATGAAGATGCTGGAATAGGCAATAAGAAATGCGTGTATGAGTGACCGTATGTTGTAGAAGTCCCGATGCGGCACGGCCTTCTGCGAGGCGAGCTCGCGCAGCTCGTTGAGCAGCACGTGCAGCTGGAACTTGGACGACAGGTAGCTCAGGCGCCGGTAGCAGAACGACTTGCTGAGAACAGCGACATCATAGCACACATAGCACGGAAACAGCCGAGCCGAGCAcgactttttttatatgtatgacGTATTTAGGCGAAGAGAATGAGATAAAGTATTCGAACATTTGAACTCACAGAGGGCCATCGGACATCATGTTGCACATGGTGTTCTTGTCCTGGATGTACTGAGCCAAGTTGATGTAGTCGTAGGGCACCCTCTGCTCCCCGTCCTCTTTCTTCTTATATAAGTTGAACACGCCGTTGTCGGGTCTGATCAGGTAGCCCTTCGCGTCTGGCGTCGGACCTTCCCAGGGATCCTTGTTGTCCTTGAATGGAGGGTGCACGATGTGGTCTGGAAGTAAGGAATAATAGATTCGGCTGGACGTGGCTGCGTATTTCTTTGTTAAGGGTATGTATGTATTCTGTATTTGTTATTGTACTCATTGTTAAGATCTTTATATCGGATTATGgacttctattattattatttaaaatacagtaaaCTAAACGGAAACTTGATTTTTGAGTTTTATTACGATATCGACGCTAAGAAACCCTAGACTCCTGGCCGCTTCTGCTTCGTCCTACATGAGACGGTCCAAAGAGCAGCCGGGCTCACCGGCGATGTGGTTCCGGGGCACGCGCACGACGGGCGCGTGGTTGGCGGCGGCCTCCGAGTCGATGCTGCGCAGGAAGCGCGCCGTGATGCTGGCGAAGCTCTGCTGCGACATGTCCATGTACCGCTTGCGGATCTCCAGCGCCTGCACCAGGTACGATGACGCCTGCTGCAAGTCTTCCAGCGGTACCTGGTTTTTTGTAATGAAGACGTTAGTTATATTAGTTGAATCACGAAATTTGATCGGGTTATCGGACAccgatgtatgtatgtaataaaatagcGCGCACTTACCCCCGACGTGTCCTCGCCGCTTATCGCCACCCTCTGAAAGTGTGGCAGGATGACGTCGAAGTCATCGTCGTCTCCGCGCAGACGGGCCGCCTCCTCCAGCACGGAGGCCGCCCCGCCCGCCTCGCTGCCGGCGAATGACCGCGCTGACTGACCGCATTCTGCAgccctatttaaaataaaatcttaatcagTATGCTGTACCTAAACACTAATGATTCTACATTCTATAAAACTAGAAATTGTAGGAAGTTTTGTGTATTTATGTTATCGTACAAGAGAAAATTATTCAACGGGAAAATTgttaacacaacaatattagtcttaattacttaatttaacgGGAAACTAgccctttaaaataaaaatattttaatccagACAAGACACACGATGTCGACCAAaagttttattctttatttttagtaagGAGTGCGAATATTTATGCAATAAGCGTACAAAAAAGAcgcgttttctttttaaaatgattctgttaatgaaatttataaatcacaatTAATAAACGTTACAACGTTACGttacataaatgttaatttcaagaatgcataatttttatttgacgaACCCTTGTTTCAgacttcaaatataattttgggaGACTTTGTGAAGAACCATACCCTTAAAAACCGTAATTATAAGCTTACTATACTGTATGTCATAAAATGATGATCCAGTTAATAAAAAACCacgaattttaaattgaatatcataagttcaaatacaaaaaaaaaatcctgagtTTTCACTTAAATTTGTGATggtaatcattttttttgttcCATGCTCGGCtgggaaggaaaacattgtttcTAAAGCAACGTCGTCAAATAAATTCCACGCCGGTACTGAGTGGTGGAATTTTTATATGCCctaaatacaaaaagaaaaaaatattttctttaaaatttatatttataattcaaattacttTTGATAACCTTCAAGTGCCAATAATAATAGATCAAATAGAAGTTAAATTTAGTTACATTATTACACAGTCGATCTATGAATGACTTTAAGaatgtcattataaatttatcaccACTGGTTGCCTGCAGCGTCGCCCACGTGTGTATCTTATCGATTTTTCAAACAAACTATGACGCGCCATTTCATCggctattatattaaaatatttttttattattttagtgaaaacaTCTAAAACCGTAACCAGTTTTGAGGTCGTGCgcttttattgaaaacaataacTGACGGAGTGCAAGTATTATTGTCCTGGACAAGTGAGTCCCAGTGTGTGCGCGTGGAGCGTTCTATACAAGTACtttgttgatatatattgttataacaatAACGTGCTTCattatagttaataattttttagtaacaattattttaagcattGACAAACTTACACTAAATCAAATGGGTCCCTCAAGGAGCTATTATTGGTCtatttttctttctcttttatataaatgactggccatgtattttatttaataaacacgagataatattattttatgatgataCATGTTTAGTTTTTAAGATGAAagacgtatttaatttatatatcgatGTGAACAAAGCACTCTCTGTAATAGTAcattgttttaatgttaataacttaGCAGTTTAAAcagtaaaaattcaaaatgtattaaattatctatattctATACATACAAAGCATTTATGCAAATCTAAGTTTTATATAGGTTTTTATAAGAGTTGTTTTCCaatgaattgtaattaaatgtcgtttcacctataattaaaataccaatCAGTCTGTATTTGCATGCAGTACctatatatacttacttataagtgttagtgtgtattttgttggtgatttaagaaataaataatttctgacGTATGTTGTGTAAAAACGAATatacttttaaacggggaaaCATTAGTTAttcaagaaacaaaaaaaatcctttgtatCACTTTAGTCTCTAAGCTCCAGTGGGACCAACAAATTAAATAGATTGGTGAATTGACACAGCTCTGCAGCTTTCGCTGTTCTGCAGGAGGGGGTTAttcgtacaatttatttataacctaggcccaaaaaaaatatgactgtCGCTGCTTAGTATGTTTttcataatgttatgtatgtacataaaaatataaaaaaaatacagaaagaACAGGCATAAATTCTACGGATATATTCGATTTTCGATTACATAGAGTCAATAACTATTTTGTGGGACAGCGAAAACGATTTTTACCACAGTatcccagaaaacgtttaaCGATCCAACGATCAGCATTCCACGTTCGTTTTCCAAATAGGCAAAAGGCATTTTTTGTATTACGGCCGAAAAAGACTAGTTACGCCGCTGATATGAATGATGCATCATGGATTCTACATATTATTGGTATTGAATTACTAAATGGCCCACTCGATGCTTACGTGGGCGATGATAGACGAATTAATGATCGTTGGTAATTTAATGCGTTGAATTTCAAACAACACACTACTGTTGAGTGTTGACAAATCTCTTATCAATATTATGCTATGTAATTTTAGAACGGAGAATGTATGATAATTTTAGACTTGTGACTAGTTCTAGATACAAATTTGCATGTATTTCATCTAACTGTACAATTCCTTATAACTTTTATTCAAGAAGCGAATtgcttttttttcattcaagTAAATTATAGGACTTGTTTTtagaatgaatatatataacgaTATAGATAGAATAAAACGTTGTTTGGGGGTAACTTGTAGTGAGAGATATTGAGTATtatctcttcgggatgtttttaacaaagtaggaatactcactgttgcgtcacaatatatgtatttacaacaatattatgtatattcacagtagcattgatcactgataaaatcagtgataatcattgtatgtgcacgagaagtaaggataagcttagaacgccaagttaccgactccgcaaagtcaataatcaataaatcattcttggggcaaggtatccgcttctataataaaatttcgcagacatttttaactttgccgtttcatagattcaagtcaatcgtaaaaaatacatttgtaaagaaggcatattattcgatacaagattatattgatgataaaaaagcgtggagttaatgcttgttgacttccaggcaggagacataac
Protein-coding regions in this window:
- the LOC113393826 gene encoding AMP deaminase 2 isoform X5 gives rise to the protein MYSFDKDLWHVHARPPSDAQVDKMEEKRSESPTSTVGAEAPRELPNELSAPYEVPQFPIEQIEKKLLIQRQLNVKAAECGQSARSFAGSEAGGAASVLEEAARLRGDDDDFDVILPHFQRVAISGEDTSGVPLEDLQQASSYLVQALEIRKRYMDMSQQSFASITARFLRSIDSEAAANHAPVVRVPRNHIADHIVHPPFKDNKDPWEGPTPDAKGYLIRPDNGVFNLYKKKEDGEQRVPYDYINLAQYIQDKNTMCNMMSDGPLKSFCYRRLSYLSSKFQLHVLLNELRELASQKAVPHRDFYNIRKVDTHIHAASCMNQKHLLRFIKKTLKTHADEVVTLHKGTPMTLKAVFQSMNLSTYDLTVDMLDVHADRNTFHRFDKFNAKYNPIGESRLREVFLKTDNYMNGKYFARIIKEVASDLEESKYQNAELRLSIYGKSAGEWAKLARWAIAYHVHSDNVRWLIQIPRLYDIFKSNKIMNNFQEFLSNIFQPLFEVTNDPNSNLELHKFLTHVVGFDSVDDESKPENPMLDADVRFPQHWDDEENPPYSYYLYYMYANITVLNHFRKEQGLNTFVLRPHCGEAGPVQHLVCGFMLAENISHGLLLRKVPVLQYLYYLAQIYIAMSPLSNNSLFLNYHRNPLPEFLARGLCITLSTDDPLQFHFTKEPLMEEYSIAAQVWKLSSCDMCELARNSVLMSGFPHEMKQYWLGPNYTKEGVAGNDITRTNVPDIRVSFRYEALLDELTNIFKARQAPGELYGVALRTPPPTGFAPATK
- the LOC113393826 gene encoding AMP deaminase 2 isoform X4 — its product is MAAGFVGSTKNFPFSFDVDVEEEENERSTPHLSKRIGSESPTSTVGAEAPRELPNELSAPYEVPQFPIEQIEKKLLIQRQLNVKAAECGQSARSFAGSEAGGAASVLEEAARLRGDDDDFDVILPHFQRVAISGEDTSGVPLEDLQQASSYLVQALEIRKRYMDMSQQSFASITARFLRSIDSEAAANHAPVVRVPRNHIADHIVHPPFKDNKDPWEGPTPDAKGYLIRPDNGVFNLYKKKEDGEQRVPYDYINLAQYIQDKNTMCNMMSDGPLKSFCYRRLSYLSSKFQLHVLLNELRELASQKAVPHRDFYNIRKVDTHIHAASCMNQKHLLRFIKKTLKTHADEVVTLHKGTPMTLKAVFQSMNLSTYDLTVDMLDVHADRNTFHRFDKFNAKYNPIGESRLREVFLKTDNYMNGKYFARIIKEVASDLEESKYQNAELRLSIYGKSAGEWAKLARWAIAYHVHSDNVRWLIQIPRLYDIFKSNKIMNNFQEFLSNIFQPLFEVTNDPNSNLELHKFLTHVVGFDSVDDESKPENPMLDADVRFPQHWDDEENPPYSYYLYYMYANITVLNHFRKEQGLNTFVLRPHCGEAGPVQHLVCGFMLAENISHGLLLRKVPVLQYLYYLAQIYIAMSPLSNNSLFLNYHRNPLPEFLARGLCITLSTDDPLQFHFTKEPLMEEYSIAAQVWKLSSCDMCELARNSVLMSGFPHEMKQYWLGPNYTKEGVAGNDITRTNVPDIRVSFRYEALLDELTNIFKARQAPGELYGVALRTPPPTGFAPATK
- the LOC113393826 gene encoding AMP deaminase 2 isoform X1, giving the protein MMTLDCVEHKACRICVVASSRFAQCSAKHSRNNGLCTRLKSPSEVASMSSRGLQDGSRSPLIITDSFFDDGGSESPTSTVGAEAPRELPNELSAPYEVPQFPIEQIEKKLLIQRQLNVKAAECGQSARSFAGSEAGGAASVLEEAARLRGDDDDFDVILPHFQRVAISGEDTSGVPLEDLQQASSYLVQALEIRKRYMDMSQQSFASITARFLRSIDSEAAANHAPVVRVPRNHIADHIVHPPFKDNKDPWEGPTPDAKGYLIRPDNGVFNLYKKKEDGEQRVPYDYINLAQYIQDKNTMCNMMSDGPLKSFCYRRLSYLSSKFQLHVLLNELRELASQKAVPHRDFYNIRKVDTHIHAASCMNQKHLLRFIKKTLKTHADEVVTLHKGTPMTLKAVFQSMNLSTYDLTVDMLDVHADRNTFHRFDKFNAKYNPIGESRLREVFLKTDNYMNGKYFARIIKEVASDLEESKYQNAELRLSIYGKSAGEWAKLARWAIAYHVHSDNVRWLIQIPRLYDIFKSNKIMNNFQEFLSNIFQPLFEVTNDPNSNLELHKFLTHVVGFDSVDDESKPENPMLDADVRFPQHWDDEENPPYSYYLYYMYANITVLNHFRKEQGLNTFVLRPHCGEAGPVQHLVCGFMLAENISHGLLLRKVPVLQYLYYLAQIYIAMSPLSNNSLFLNYHRNPLPEFLARGLCITLSTDDPLQFHFTKEPLMEEYSIAAQVWKLSSCDMCELARNSVLMSGFPHEMKQYWLGPNYTKEGVAGNDITRTNVPDIRVSFRYEALLDELTNIFKARQAPGELYGVALRTPPPTGFAPATK
- the LOC113393826 gene encoding AMP deaminase 2 isoform X2 — its product is MMTLDCVEHKACRICVVASSRFAQCSAKHSRNNGLCTRLKSPSEVASMSSRGLQDGSRSPLIITDSFFDDGGSESPTSTVGAEAPRELPNELSAPYEVPQFPIEQIEKKLLIQRQLNVKAAECGQSARSFAGSEAGGAASVLEEAARLRGDDDDFDVILPHFQRVAISGEDTSGVPLEDLQQASSYLVQALEIRKRYMDMSQQSFASITARFLRSIDSEAAANHAPVVRVPRNHIADHIVHPPFKDNKDPWEGPTPDAKGYLIRPDNGVFNLYKKKEDGEQRVPYDYINLAQYIQDKNTMCNMMSDGPLKSFCYRRLSYLSSKFQLHVLLNELRELASQKAVPHRDFYNIRKVDTHIHAASCMNQKHLLRFIKKTLKTHADEVVTLHKGTPMTLKAVFQSMNLSTYDLTVDMLDVHADRNTFHRFDKFNAKYNPIGESRLREVFLKTDNYMNGKYFARIIKEVASDLEESKYQNAELRLSIYGKSAGEWAKLARWAIAYHVHSDNVRWLIQIPRLYDIFKSNKIMNNFQEFLSNIFQPLFEVTNDPNSNLELHKFLTHVVGFDSVDDESKPENPMLDADVRFPQHWDDEENPPYSYYLYYMYANITVLNHFRKEQGLNTFVLRPHCGEAGPVQHLVCGFMLAENISHGLLLRKVPVLQYLYYLAQIYIAMSPLSNNSLFLNYHRNPLPEFLARGLCITLSTDDPLQFHFTKEPLMEEYSIAAQVWKLSSCDMCELARNSVLMSGFPHEMKQYWLGPNYTKEGVAGNDITRTNVPDIRVSFRYEALLDELTNIFKIKRSVTPLLQ
- the LOC113393826 gene encoding AMP deaminase 2 isoform X6 yields the protein MFGSQLECKKWTSRRAAECGQSARSFAGSEAGGAASVLEEAARLRGDDDDFDVILPHFQRVAISGEDTSGVPLEDLQQASSYLVQALEIRKRYMDMSQQSFASITARFLRSIDSEAAANHAPVVRVPRNHIADHIVHPPFKDNKDPWEGPTPDAKGYLIRPDNGVFNLYKKKEDGEQRVPYDYINLAQYIQDKNTMCNMMSDGPLKSFCYRRLSYLSSKFQLHVLLNELRELASQKAVPHRDFYNIRKVDTHIHAASCMNQKHLLRFIKKTLKTHADEVVTLHKGTPMTLKAVFQSMNLSTYDLTVDMLDVHADRNTFHRFDKFNAKYNPIGESRLREVFLKTDNYMNGKYFARIIKEVASDLEESKYQNAELRLSIYGKSAGEWAKLARWAIAYHVHSDNVRWLIQIPRLYDIFKSNKIMNNFQEFLSNIFQPLFEVTNDPNSNLELHKFLTHVVGFDSVDDESKPENPMLDADVRFPQHWDDEENPPYSYYLYYMYANITVLNHFRKEQGLNTFVLRPHCGEAGPVQHLVCGFMLAENISHGLLLRKVPVLQYLYYLAQIYIAMSPLSNNSLFLNYHRNPLPEFLARGLCITLSTDDPLQFHFTKEPLMEEYSIAAQVWKLSSCDMCELARNSVLMSGFPHEMKQYWLGPNYTKEGVAGNDITRTNVPDIRVSFRYEALLDELTNIFKARQAPGELYGVALRTPPPTGFAPATK
- the LOC113393826 gene encoding AMP deaminase 2 isoform X3; this encodes MMTLDCVEHKACRICVVASSRFAQCSAKHSRNNGLCTRLKSPSEVASMSSRGLQDGSRSPLIITDSFFDDGGSESPTSTVGAEAPRELPNELSAPYEVPQFPIEQIEKKLLIQRQLNVKAAECGQSARSFAGSEAGGAASVLEEAARLRGDDDDFDVILPHFQRVAISGEDTSGVPLEDLQQASSYLVQALEIRKRYMDMSQQSFASITARFLRSIDSEAAANHAPVVRVPRNHIADHIVHPPFKDNKDPWEGPTPDAKGYLIRPDNGVFNLYKKKEDGEQRVPYDYINLAQYIQDKNTMCNMMSDGPLKSFCYRRLSYLSSKFQLHVLLNELRELASQKAVPHRDFYNIRKVDTHIHAASCMNQKHLLRFIKKTLKTHADEVVTLHKGTPMTLKAVFQSMNLSTYDLTVDMLDVHADRNTFHRFDKFNAKYNPIGESRLREVFLKTDNYMNGKYFARIIKEVASDLEESKYQNAELRLSIYGKSAGEWAKLARWAIAYHVHSDNVRWLIQIPRLYDIFKSNKIMNNFQEFLSNIFQPLFEVTNDPNSNLELHKFLTHVVGFDSVDDESKPENPMLDADVRFPQHWDDEENPPYSYYLYYMYANITVLNHFRKEQGLNTFVLRPHCGEAGPVQHLVCGFMLAENISHGLLLRKVPVLQYLYYLAQIYIAMSPLSNNSLFLNYHRNPLPEFLARGLCITLSTDDPLQFHFTKEPLMEEYSIAAQVWKLSSCDMCELARNSVLMSGFPHEMKQYWLGPNYTKEGVAGNDITRTNVPDIRVSFRYEALLDELTNIFKEGLSSRR